The Chryseobacterium oranimense genome contains the following window.
TTTGGTAAATTTAAAAGATAAATTCCTTACCCCACCGTCTTCGTATCCTCTTCCTTCAAAATCTTTTTCTCCTTCATCGAAAGCATCATTCTTTCATATTTGTATTTCTCCCAATCGAACTGATTCAAAAAATCAAGGGCAGCCTGAAAGCCTCTGTTGAAAAGATCCTCTTTTTCTTCTCTTTTCATGAAGAAATTAAGCCAGCTGCTCGTTCCGCAGTTTACGCTCTGGATACTGTAAAGGCGATAAAAACTATGTTTGGTCAGAAAAGATTTGTCATTAAAGCCTTTTAAAGTACTGATGATGTTTCCGGCATATGAAAAAGGGGTTTTGAGAATTTCTTCACTGGTTTTTCCTTTTTCTGAAAGAAGATCCGAATCACTTGTAAGCTGTACCCCGAAAAGCGGCATCCTGGGATAAAATATATCGCTTGCGTGAAAAATATCGATCGGAAAATTGGAAATACTTCCACCATCAATAAAAAGCCCGGCAGGGTAGATGCCTTCCGGTTTGGTGTTCATCCAGAATTTCCAGGCGTATTTCACAGAATCATCATCCTTATTAATCCTCTTTTGAAATGGCTCAAAAAAGAACGGAACAGACATCGATGCCCTGACGAATTCAGCGGGACTGATATGCTTCAGTTCCTCCTCCGACCAGTATAAATTGGCCATGGTAGGAAGCTCTACCTTGATCTTGGCATTAATATCGGTAGTAATCACAACATATTCCGAACGGAGCTGATAAAAAGGATTGTTTTTATAATAATCGTTGCCCACGGCACTTTCATAGAATATCCTGTAGCTGGTCTGATCAATATGCTCAATATTTTTATCCTTGATTGCCTCAATGCTTTTTAGGGCAATCGCATAATACTCCTGATTGTTTCCGTAGCGGTAATTCAGGTTCAGATCATATTCTTTCCGGATAAATTTTTCATTAAGATGAGCCACTGTTTTGATTCCGAAACCATCCAGAACACTTTCCATCGTATGCAGAAACGTATTTCCGGGATTAAACCCACTGTTTTGCTTTCTGAAATCATTATAGAACTTTTTGATGCAGAAAAAAGCAATAACTACAGGTATTAAAGGAACCAGAAAAAGCAGCTTGGCATTGAGTGTTGTTTCCGGCCGGGCAGCAAAAGGAATAATCACCAGGATGATCATGATAACGGCCAGAATGATAGCATTAATTTTAAAGAAATCCTTATTGTTAAGAATCGCATGGATAGTGGTTTTTACATAACTTTTCCCATCCATGAAATCAGCGAAATTCCAGCTGAAGAGAATATCTTTGATGATTTCACTCTTAGCTTCCTCCTTGGTTTTACAGGCCGCAATAAGCATCGTGTTGATGGCTCCTGCACTGGTTCCCGCGACTTTCAGAAAACGGATCCCGAATATTTCCAGCCCGTAAAGGTAGCCTACTAATGCGCTTCCCCAGACACCGCCTCCTTCCTGAACAAATTCCACATATTGGTTTCCCTGGACATCCAGCAGGTCGGAGAACTCTTTGGAAGAAATATTTTCATGCAATGCAGACAGTTTTTCTTTAGACGCTCCGGAAAGTACATTTTCCTCAAGGATTTTATCTAAAATTTCAGTTTTCATGGTGGTTTGGTGTTGGTTGCGTTTGATTAAAAGCAAGGATCAGGTTTTACTTTTGTTAGATCCGTATAAAATATTCAAAGCCTTCTGCTATCGACAACATAACCGCCTTCTACCACTGCTTACGTCTTGCATAAATAAATGTGCAGATCACCACCAAAGCCATAATGCCTAAGGTAATAAAATAGCCATATTTATGATGAAGTTCCGGCATATTATCAAAATTCATCCCGTAAACACCGGCAATAAAAGTGATTGGTAAGAAATAAACCGAATAAATGGCAAGCACTTTCATCACCTGGTTGGCCTTTTGGTCCGAAAGCGCCAGGAACATCGAAATAAGGTTGGTAATCTGGATATTAAGATGGTCAAAATCCGCCACAACGTCCTTATGTTTGTCTTTTAAATCGACGATTTCGGAATCCTGGAGGTTTAACAGTTTAAATTTGTCTACAGCATCTGTGGAAATGGTCAGTACCCTTGAATTCAGCCCTGATTTCCTTTTCAGCTTGTACAGTCTTCTGATCTGGTTGGTATGGTTGGTATTTTTAAGAAAGATCTCATTTTCAATATTGTCCATGGTTTCCATAAGACTGATGGATTCATCATCAAAGCTCTTCATAATCAGGAGGGCAATTACCAAAGCTATTTTTGAAGGCGGAATATCTGCCTGCATCGAAGAAATCTGTTTCTTTGTCTCTGTAATGCTCCTGGTCTTCATCCTGTGGATGGTGATAATTGTATTATCCAGCAGGAAAATTCCGATTTTCGTACTGATATCGCTTATCGTATTGAGATTTTTCCGCTCCAGTTCTGTACTTTCACGGAGGAGGTAAAATTTAATATTGCCATCCTCTTCATATTTCGGAAGGTGGTTCGGGTCCATCGTATCTTCCAGAAGAAGATTATTGATTTCATATCTTTCGTGAAGAAATTTCAGGTCTTCCGCTGTGGGAGCCTCTACATCTACCCATTCACATTGGGAGTCTCTGTATATCGTGTCGATTGGCATACAATAAAAATACTAATATTTTGAAAAACTATGTGTTAAATAATTTTATCTTTGCCAAAATTAAAAAAACTATATGATTAAAAGTACAATAAAAGGGATCGGATTTTATGTTCCAGATAATGTTGTTACGAATGATGATTTAGCAAAGCTGATGACCACCAATGACGAATGGATTACGGAAAGAACGGGCATCAAAGAAAGAAGACACAGAAAAAACAGAAATGATTCTCAGGAAACCACTGCTTATTTAGCATTTAAAGCTTCTGAAAAAGCTCTTGAAAAAGCGGGACTTACTGCTCAGGATATAGATTATATAGTTTTTGCGACCCTTTCTCCGGATTATTATTTCCCTGGCTGCGGAGTATTGCTTCAGGACATGCTGGGCTGTGATACCATCGGTGCTCTGGATGTAAGAAACCAATGTTCCGGATTTGTGTATGCGGTGAGTGTTGCCAATGCTTTTATCAAATCAGGAACTTATAAAAATATCCTTGTGGTAGGAGCAGAAATACATTCTTTCGGGCTGGATTTTTCCGATGAAGGAAGAGGCGTTTCTGTGATTTTCGGAGATGGAGCAGGAGCTATCATACTATCTGCCACCGAAGATGAAAATGCAGGAGATATTTTAGCCGTAAATATGCATTCGGAAGGGAAATATGCAGATGAACTGTGTACTCAGTTTCCCGGATCCAAATTCGGATGGAGCGACAGGATGAGAAAAGAACCTGAAAATGTAACGAATAAAGAAGTTTATCCCATCATGAACGGTAATTTTGTCTTCAAGCATGCCGTGACAAGATTTCCTGAAACAATGATGGAAGCCTTGAACAAGGCTGGAAAAACAATAGAAGATCTTGATATGTTCATTCCTCACCAGGCCAATCTTAGAATTGCTCAGTTTGTACAGCAGAAATTCGGACTTCCGGATGAAAAGATCCATAACAATATCCAGAAATACGGAAATACAACGGCAGCTTCCATCCCTATTGCATTAAGCGAGGCTATTGAAGAAGGAAAAATCAAAAGAGGAGATCTTGTGCTTCTTTCCGCTTTCGGAAGTGGATTCACCTGGGGAAGTGTATTGTTTGAATATTAATTGATAGACGAGCAAAATTGTAAAGTCACAAAGTAGCCCAATAACCGACTGATAATTCCCCTCCTCCGGAGGGGTGGCAGATCGAAGATCTGACGGGGTGGTTAAAAAATAAAAAAGTATCGGCCGGGCAAAACCCGGCCGATACTTTTAATATAATAATTATCTCTTAAAGACTTTTCAATAACTTCTCAGTATCCGTAGAGTCTTGTCCTGTGCTTTTAGCAAGTTGAACAGATTTTTCAGCCCAGATTTTAGCATTCTTTTTATCTCCTATTTTGTTATAAAGATTAGCCAGTGTATCTGTATTCGCATAGTTTTCATCTTTCTTTACAGATTCCTGAGCCCAGCTTACTGCTTTTTCCAGAGAAGCTTTATTGCTTACATTTTCAAAAAAGTTCCATGCCAGTGAATTCAACTCTTCTGAACTTGCTGCAGAATAATCTTTATACAATTCCAGTGTCAGTTTCTCATAGGTAGGGATATCTTTGTTCTTTAAAGCCCTGTTTGCTTTTGCTCTTTTCAGTGTTTTTTCAGCTTCGTCTTTAGGCATGAATTTTTGGGATTCTGTAAGGAAATAGCTGTCATTCCAGGATTTTGTATCTGCATTGTAAGACTTTTTAAGAACAGTATTGAGTTGTATACTCTTGTCTACTTTTGCATATCGGTCTTCCGGCAGGATTTTGATGATATCGGATTTTCTTGACTGAAAGGTTTTGTATAAGGGACTTTCCGTGCTTTGTATTCCTGAAAGCAGCATTTGTATATCTTCCTGGTCCAGTACGGTCTTCTGCTGGAAATAACGGTCAAGTACTTTGCCTGCAAATTCGGAATCGTTGTAAATGGTAAGGCCTGCAAGGTTCTTCAAAAATTCAGGATCCTTTTCTCCGTTTTCAAATTTTTGCTTCAATGCAGTAAGTCTTTTACTGGGATCTTCAGCATCTTTGGCAAACTGGATAAAATCCTTTTCTTCTACATAACCTAATGTTCTGTGTACTTCTTCTCCGTCCCCGTTAATGAAAAGATAGGTTGGGAATGCTTTTACATTATATTTCTTGGCAAGGCCTATCCCTTCTCCTTTTTCCATATCTATT
Protein-coding sequences here:
- a CDS encoding CorA family divalent cation transporter, which translates into the protein MPIDTIYRDSQCEWVDVEAPTAEDLKFLHERYEINNLLLEDTMDPNHLPKYEEDGNIKFYLLRESTELERKNLNTISDISTKIGIFLLDNTIITIHRMKTRSITETKKQISSMQADIPPSKIALVIALLIMKSFDDESISLMETMDNIENEIFLKNTNHTNQIRRLYKLKRKSGLNSRVLTISTDAVDKFKLLNLQDSEIVDLKDKHKDVVADFDHLNIQITNLISMFLALSDQKANQVMKVLAIYSVYFLPITFIAGVYGMNFDNMPELHHKYGYFITLGIMALVVICTFIYARRKQW
- a CDS encoding 3-oxoacyl-ACP synthase III family protein, with the protein product MIKSTIKGIGFYVPDNVVTNDDLAKLMTTNDEWITERTGIKERRHRKNRNDSQETTAYLAFKASEKALEKAGLTAQDIDYIVFATLSPDYYFPGCGVLLQDMLGCDTIGALDVRNQCSGFVYAVSVANAFIKSGTYKNILVVGAEIHSFGLDFSDEGRGVSVIFGDGAGAIILSATEDENAGDILAVNMHSEGKYADELCTQFPGSKFGWSDRMRKEPENVTNKEVYPIMNGNFVFKHAVTRFPETMMEALNKAGKTIEDLDMFIPHQANLRIAQFVQQKFGLPDEKIHNNIQKYGNTTAASIPIALSEAIEEGKIKRGDLVLLSAFGSGFTWGSVLFEY
- a CDS encoding thioredoxin family protein, with protein sequence MKKLAIFSSLFIGALALAQGIKFEDSNFSAILAKAKKENKLVFVDAYASWCGPCKLMVKNIFPLQTVGDFYNSHFINAKIDMEKGEGIGLAKKYNVKAFPTYLFINGDGEEVHRTLGYVEEKDFIQFAKDAEDPSKRLTALKQKFENGEKDPEFLKNLAGLTIYNDSEFAGKVLDRYFQQKTVLDQEDIQMLLSGIQSTESPLYKTFQSRKSDIIKILPEDRYAKVDKSIQLNTVLKKSYNADTKSWNDSYFLTESQKFMPKDEAEKTLKRAKANRALKNKDIPTYEKLTLELYKDYSAASSEELNSLAWNFFENVSNKASLEKAVSWAQESVKKDENYANTDTLANLYNKIGDKKNAKIWAEKSVQLAKSTGQDSTDTEKLLKSL
- a CDS encoding patatin-like phospholipase family protein, with the translated sequence MKTEILDKILEENVLSGASKEKLSALHENISSKEFSDLLDVQGNQYVEFVQEGGGVWGSALVGYLYGLEIFGIRFLKVAGTSAGAINTMLIAACKTKEEAKSEIIKDILFSWNFADFMDGKSYVKTTIHAILNNKDFFKINAIILAVIMIILVIIPFAARPETTLNAKLLFLVPLIPVVIAFFCIKKFYNDFRKQNSGFNPGNTFLHTMESVLDGFGIKTVAHLNEKFIRKEYDLNLNYRYGNNQEYYAIALKSIEAIKDKNIEHIDQTSYRIFYESAVGNDYYKNNPFYQLRSEYVVITTDINAKIKVELPTMANLYWSEEELKHISPAEFVRASMSVPFFFEPFQKRINKDDDSVKYAWKFWMNTKPEGIYPAGLFIDGGSISNFPIDIFHASDIFYPRMPLFGVQLTSDSDLLSEKGKTSEEILKTPFSYAGNIISTLKGFNDKSFLTKHSFYRLYSIQSVNCGTSSWLNFFMKREEKEDLFNRGFQAALDFLNQFDWEKYKYERMMLSMKEKKILKEEDTKTVG